The following DNA comes from Sporomusaceae bacterium.
ATGTCATCAACACGCTGTTCGAACAGAAACAACAGTAACCCGTCGCCACAAACATGCAAATTTCAAACGCCACTTTCATGCAAAATCAAATCGGCGTTGACAATGGGACTGACGCTTCTCAGTGACAATGCGAATCGTTTGGTTGTTATAATCAACGTCCCCGAGGCGAACGGAAAGCAGTTCGCCCCGGTACGCAGGAGCATTAGACAGAGAAACCAAGACACGTAATAGTGTCCTTTAGACTGGGCCCGAGCAGGAGCCTTGTTTCGTCGAGAGTAAGGTACTTGGGCACCTTGCGGGATAGTGCTCGGGTAACTTCACGGGGGTTATGGACAATAGGAAGCAAATCATATCCTCCTTTAAACAAAATACAACATCTTTTGATTAATATTATACCATAAAATGGATAAAATGGATAGGGAAATGCGGGTAAATGCGTGGTGTGACATTAGTATATTAAACAATTTAATATATATTGTTCATTTCTCCCAACAGGGGAGATAGATACAAAAGAAACCGCAGCGTTAAACAGCTGCGGTTTCTTTACTACCTGCCTATATCGAAGCTAGCTCTTTTTTCATCCGTTGGTAATCTTCAAGCGAGATTTCACCTTTGGCGTAGCGCTGCTTCAAGATTATCTCGGCCTTGCGTTCCCCGGAGTACTGCTCCGCCCCGCGGAACAGTGATCTGAATAGCCATATCGCAGCGAGCACTACCATTACCGCGAAAGCAATGTGAATTACCATGCCTAGCACCATTGGCAGCCAGCCGAGAGGGCCGTCAAATCCGTACATCATCATCATGTGAACACCTCCTGTTTTGATAGTTTCTGTTGATTTCATTATAGAAAGACAATATGAAAATCCTGTGAAGGGAATGTGCAGATTTAGTGTTTTTATCCCGGCGACGTAATAGCTCAACCCGTTACACAGAATAATAGGGGCAGAAGCGCAGCGTTGGAGGGGATTAGATGCTGAAGGACAAGGATAATGCGGGAAAGACAGGTGGGGATTCTGTCCGGACACAATTATCTCGTAGCGGCAGGCATCGTAAGTCTGGCGGCGGTCAGGATGGTCAACCCTAAATGTGTTCAATATTGGCGAGGTCGAATACGCGATAATGGAGACGAGCGGGCATGTCAGCGTCATCAAAAAGCCCGGGCACAGTCCTGTTTCCGCCAAGGACCTCGGTGTGCCCGCTCCTGCCAGGCCGGCGCCGTTGATCGTCGTAAATGACGGCCATTTGGTCGAAGAGAGTATCATTCGACTCGGTTATTCGCTGTCTGGCTTCAGAGAATTTTTTTCGCTGAATTGCCCGCGACCGATAAATGAGGTATACGTCGCGACGCTCGACACGGAAGGCACTTTGTTTTTTTCGGAGATGTAGCAGAGAACCGGGCCACGGCCCGGTTCTCTGCTACGATAAGTGCGTTTGACGAGTCATTGATTATTAACACAACATTTTCACAGTGCGTTCATTAGTTCTTCATAAGAAACTGGTAAAGTTAAGGCAATAAATGAAATGGGGGAACAACCATGAAGAAGAGCGTCGTAGTATTAACGGCTATACTGTTCCTGGGGGTATTGGCTGCAGATGTAGCGCTGCAGCAACCTATGGCAGCTTACGCTGCCGCACAAAGCTCGGGTACTCAGGCGGAAGGCGCTACAAACAATGCCAAGGACGGTCAAGGCGGTAAAGTCAATGACGGCCACTCCGAGCATCATTAATGATGCGGTCTGCTTAAAATGAGCTAGGGGAATAGATCGACAGTCGACTACCTCCAATATTACTTGATAAGGAGGCCGGGAAAGATGGAATTGAAAGATGTAATCAACATATTGTTTTTCGGTGGGTTGATATTCTTCATGATGAGATTCGGCTGCTGCGGGGGACATCGCCACGGCGGATTAAAGCATGAGGGGCAAAAGGGCGGTTGCTGCGGCGGAAAGCCGGCGGAGAAAAGAAGTGACGCCAAAAGCGACGCAGCCCTGTAAGCTACACCTAACCAATAGAAGTTGCCGTTAAGCGTAATACGCAGATGGAATCCCCTGTGATATTGGGGATTCCAGATGTTTTCCGGTATGGATAGGCACCAGCGTTGCCAGAGAACGACTAGACGCACAAGGAGTGGTTACGATGCATCCGATTCTTTTTTCGATAGGCAGTCTGGAAATTCGGGCCTGGGGTTTGCTGCTTGCTCTGGGGATTTTGGCGGGGTTGTGGCTTGGGTTGCGACTTGCCCGTGGTAGCGAATTCAAAGAGGATGTCCTGATGAACTATGCTCTTTATGGAACATTGGCAGGGCTGATCGGTGCTCGCCTGTGGGAAGTGGCTTTCTCCTGGGACAGATTCGCTTCGGAACCATGGCAGGCCCTAATGCTCTGGAAAGGCGGTTTATCAATCCAAGGGGCGGTCGCCGCGAATGTCTTGCTGGCATTGTGGTACTTTAGCTCGAAGGGTTTATCATTCCGGAGGTTCGCCGACATAGGCGCTCCCGGACTTATTCTGGGCCAGGCAATCGGCAGGATCGGCTGCTTCTTGAACGGCGATGCCTACGGTAAGCCGACCACAGCTTGGTACGGCGTAGTATACCAGCCGGGTACCCCCGCGTACAACGCTTGGGGAACGACCCCTTTGGTCCCGGCCGAGCTTTTTGAGGCAGGCGCCGATATGCTTATCCTGGGTGTATTGCTGTACCTGTTCCCGCGACGGAAGTTTGACGGTCAGGTGGCGCTGGCCTACTTCGTCCTCTATTCTACCGCCCGCTTTGCCTTGGAGTTCTTGCGTACCGATAGCCTGATGGTTGGCGGTATCAAGGCGGCCCAGGCGACAGCGTTGGTTACGGCCGTTGTGGCCGCGGGCTTGATGATCCGTTACGGAATAAGGCGGTTTGCCGCCGTGCGCAGCTAGCACGAAAGGGGCTTTTAAAATGTCCGCATATGGTTTGTGGCCGATTGTGGTTGTGAATTCGCTGGTGTTCGTTATTTTCGCCTTCAGTTTCACTCGCCCGCGTTCTCTCCGGGACTGGCGCTTGTTCGGGGCTTTTTCGGCGTTCGTCGTGGCTCTGTTTACGGAAATGTATGGCTTCCCTTTGACAATCTACCTGCTTTCCGGGTGGCTGGGGAGCATGTATCCGGACGTCGACCTATTCTCCCACGAGGCGGGGCATATTTGGTATACCGTGCTGGGTCTTACCGGAGACCCGCATAGTATGGCGATACACTCCCTCAGCAATTGGCTGACCCTAGGTGGCCTGATATTCTTGGGGTTTACCTGGAGATTCCTCTACCGGGCTCAGCGCAATAATACCTTGGCAACCACCGGACCATACGCCTATGTCCGCCATCCTCAGTATGTGGCGTTCATCGTGATTCTGCTAGGCTTCCTGCTGCAATGGCCTACACTACTGACTGTGGTTATGTTTCCGGTGCTTGTTGCAATGTATTTGCGACTGGCACGCTTGGAAGAGAAGGACGCGCTGGCTGGGTTCGGGGAGGAATATGCGCGGTATATGGCCGTAACCCCGGCTTTCATACCCAGATTCAGAAGAGGAGATGCTGTCCCTAGATGATCAGATGAGGGAGAAGGGCTGCTCCAGCAGGCGCCCGGAAAGCTCATGAAGATGTTATGCGGAGGGATGATATATGGGACATTATGGATCGGGAAGATCACGACCATGATGATTGATTATGAAACCTTTTGAAAAGAGAAACCGCGGTTTATATGACCGCTGTTTCTTGTCTTATGGAGAGGATATTTACTCTTCAGAGATATGAATATCTGCTTGGTGCCCGTCTGGAAATGCCGGCGATGAGGAAGATGTTGGGGCTGGGGCGGTTCCGCCCAGGGGAGTAAGTAAACTCATAATAGGGATATGAACTTCTGATGGAGAAAATATGAATTAATGATTTTTTCATTTGTTGCCACGATTTCGTGCTAGTAGGGACACTGTCGCGTTAACAAAACAACGCAAGATTTTCACGACTGCTTCACAAGTTCTTCATATTTCAATAGTAAAATAAAGGCAAGTACAAGAAAGAGGGGGATCTTAGTGAAAAAAACTGTTGTAACCGTTATTACGGCGATATTTCTCGGTGTGTTTGCCGCAAATATCGCCGACCTACCGATGCAGACGGTTTATGCGGCTGAACAGAACTCGGACGAGCAGCCGGCTACGGCGGAAAAGAAAGACGATGGTCATTCCGGGCATCACTAGATGGTACTGGAGACTGACGTGGGCAACCTATAGGCAGACTAATTACTACGGAGGTAAACTTATGCCACACCAGTCGGTATTTATCGTCGATGATGACGTCAAGATTACGAAACTGCTGAAATCCTACTTCGATAAAGAAGGCTTCATCACGTATCTGGCCCACGAGGGCGGCGGTGCGGTGCAGGCCATACGCGACAAGAACCCGGACATCGTGATACTCGACCTTATGCTGCCCGGCATGGACGGCTGGGATATCTGTCGCAAGCTTCGCAAGGAGAGTGAAGTGCCGATCATCATGCTCACCGCCCGCGACGAAGAGACAGACCGTGTCATCGGTCTGGAGATGGGCGCTGACGACTATGTCGCGAAACCGTTCAGTCCGCGCGAAGTGGTCGCCCGGGCCAAAGCTATTTTGCGACGGACCCAGAAGGCGGTCGTGAAGGCTGAACCGATACGGGAGGGAGACTTGCTTGTCGACGTAGAGCGGCACCTGGTCAAGAAGGGCAATACTGTGCTCGATCTGACGCCGACGGAGTTCAAAATTCTCGAACAGTTACTGACGAACCCCGGCCGGGTATTCACCAGGCTGCAGATCGTCGAACGAGTGCAAGGGTATTCGTTTGAGGGATATGAAAGAACCGTCGACGCTCATATGAAAAACCTGCGGCGCAAAATTGAGGACAACCCGAAAGAGCCTCGCTACATTCTTACTGTATACGGGGTTGGCTACAGGTTTTCCGGTGAGGGCGAATGATTAGCATCACTTACCGCATCACCGGGCTGATGTTCCTGGTCATCACTTTCACGGTTTTCCTGCTGATTTATCTCGCCAACCAGCAGATGACCAGCCTGTTTCACGACTACCTCGCCAACCTCGCCGCCCAGTTCGGCGGAAATATTGCCGGACACGTGGCGGGAGGAGCGGAAGAGGAGTTTCTGAAATCGGTTCATGATTCCTTGCTCTGGGTGGGCGCGGCGATCATCCTAATCGGCCTCGCCGCCAGCTATACCCTTGCCCGCAGTATCACCGTGCCGCTGCGCGTGCTAAACGCCGGGGTCCGGGCGGTTGAACGCGGCGAGTTCTCCCACAAGGTCAAGGTTGATTCCAATGACGAGGTCGAGCAGCTGGCCGCCGCCTTCAACCGCATGGCCGAAGCCCTGGAAATGAACAACCGGCTGCGTAAGCAACTGCTCGCTGATATCGCCCACGAACTGAAGACTCCTTTGGCGGTGATCCAGGGCAACCTGGAAGGCATGGTCGATGGGGTAGTCGAGACCGACAAGGAACAACTGAGCTCTTTATTCGAAGAGTCGGTTCATCTCAACAGGCTCATCAACGACCTGCGGGACCTGTCACTTGCCGAGGCCGGCCAACTATCGCTGGATAAAACCCCCGCCGACATCAATCAGCTCGTTTCCCATGCAGTCGGCATGGTGAAGCGGCTGGCGAACGAAAAGAAAATCCAGCTTGAGTGTGACCTGGGCGAACTGCCGACACTGGAAGTTGACGCAAACCGTATTCGCCAGGTCGTTTTCAACCTTTTGACGAATGCCGTGCGTTACACCGACGCCGGCGGCAGGGTGGAAGTGGCAACCGTGGTTGAGTGTAGGGAAGAAAAGAAGTGGATCGTGATTTCCGTCGGCGATACCGGCCAGGGGATAGCAGCCGAGGATCTGCCCCATATTTTCGACCATTTCTACCGGGCGGACAAATCCCGTAACCGCAAGAGCGGCGGCACGGGCATTGGTCTGGCGATCGTCAAGCAACTGGTAGAAACACACGGCGGCAGAGTACTTGTCGAAAGCAAGGCGGGCAAGGGCAGCTGTTTTCGTGTGTTGCTGCCGGCAGGATGCCAATAGTTAGGTTTCGAACGTGAAAAATGCATCGCCGCTGGTAGAAAGCCCGATTATTTCCCGAATGCTTAGCGTAATCACGTGCAATAAAGAATCAGAAATGACCGTAGCGAATTTTGCAATAAGGCAACCGCCGATTGGCGGTTGCCTTATTGCATCAATGGCGGCAATTAACACAAGTTCTTCAGAAGTCATTCATTAGTTCTTCATATTTTCCCGTTAAGATATAAACTAGCGGCGCACCGTAGAGTATAAATGTTCACTGCTGGCGATGTCCGGTATTCAAAGGGAAAGAGAGGTGATGGGTTATGATGCTGATATTCCTGGCGATAAGCGTTCTGCTTCTTTTCTGTGCTCTCAACGCTATGCGCAGTGTGGAGATGACCGAAGAGCTTCGCAAGTAGCTGCGGCAAGCGCCTGCCATGCCGTTGGCTGTTATATATTTCGCAAAGGGAAGAGTTGAAGTTATGGTAAGATCGGGAATATTATTCCGAATAATTGCGCTATTTATAACCGTTGTTTCCTATGGAATCTCGACTGGCTGACAGGAGATTTGCTTTTAATTAGGTTAAATCTTATGTGTACTTAATCATAAAATGTGTGTTGCCGATTCTCACAGGGGAGGAATGCAAATGAAGTGGCAAAGATACCGTTTTTGGCTGGCGCCGATAGTCGCCATTACGCTCGTGGTCAACGGAGTAAGCCCGGCGCTGGCGGCTGGTGCGCTGACACTCGATGAAGCGGTCAGCGCGGCCGTGACCAACAACCCGGCGGTGATCGAATCCCAGAAACGCTGGGAAGAGAAGAAGGCGGGCGTACCGATCGCCAGTACGCTCCCTAACCCCAAGGTCGGGATAATGAAGGACGACATCCCCACCGGAACGCTGGGCCCTGGACAGGGGGCGATGACTGAGTACACGCTGAGCCAGGAGTTCATGTTTCCCGGCAAGCTCGGCCTGATGGGCAAGATGGCGGCGAACGACGCCGCGATGTCGGAGGGCGGTTATCGGGAGAAGCAGCTACAGGTCTATGTGGATGCGAAGACGGCCTATTACGACCTGCTCTACGCCAGCAAGGCGCTGGAAATCGGCAAGGAGAACCAGCTGCTGATGGGCCAGCTCGCCAAGGTCGCCCAGGTCAACTACGCCACCGGCATGGTGCCGCTGCAGGACACCCTGCGGGCCCAGACCGAGTACTCGAAGATGACCACCGACCTGATATCGATGGCCGGCATGGAGGCGGTGTCCAGGGCCAAACTTAACGTGATAATGGGCCGCCCGGCCGACGCCGAGCTGGCGGTGAGCGAGGAATTCAACGCACCGCCCCCCAACTTCGAGCTCGCCGGCCTCCAGAGTACGGCGACGAGCGCCAAACCGTCGCTGCAGGGCATGCAGTCCCAGGTGGCGATGGCGGAAAACGGCGTGGAGCTCGCCAAAAAGCAGTCGCTGCCCGACTTTGAGCTGCGGCTCGGCTACAAGGTGCCGCGGGACCTGGAGATGTCTCAGAAGACCTGGAAGGTCGAGCTGATGGCGATGCTGCCCATCTGGCAGGGCAAGAACAAGGCCCAGGTGGACAGCGCCAAGGCGAATCTCGAAGCCAGCAAAGCCGCTCTTACCGGCATGCGGAACATGATCGGCCTCGACGTCCAGATGGCGCTGACCGAAGCGCAGACCGCCTGGAGCCAGATCGACCTGTACAAGAACACCATCGTTCCACAGACCGAGCAGTCCTACCAGGCCGCGGTGATCAGCTACACCAACGGTAAGGCCGACTTCATGGCGGTGCTGGACGCGATTACGACGCTGAGAAACGCCAAACTCGGCTATTATAAGGCCAAAATCGATTACGAGAAAGCTGCCGCCAGTATCGAAAAAGCGGTGGGGAAACCCCTGTTCGGAAGCATCAGCCAGTCTAATAAATAACCATGAGAAACGGAGAGGACAGCATGCTTGATCGTATCAAGGCCAATAAATTAGTGGTCGCCGGGGTGGTGGCGGCGCTTGTCGCCGCCGGCGGCTGGGGTTATTACACCTATGCGGGCAAGAAAGCCGCCGCGCCGCCGGCGGGGAACGCCGCGCAGAGCGCCGCCGGGCATGCCGGCCACGGGGCGGGCGGTGAGGTCGTGACCCTCGACGCCAAGGCCAGGCAGCTCGCCGGCGTGCAGACGGCGACTGTCGTGAAGAAGGCGCTGGCCAAGGACGTGAAGACGACCGGCAAGATCGCGCTCAACGAAAACAGCCGGTCTTACATTACCTCGCGGGTGGAGGGCAGGATCGACGAACTTTATATAACCGCCGAAGGCCAGTATATCGCCCCCGGCCAGGCGATCGCCGCCGTGTACAGCCCGACGTACATTTCGGCCCAGGAGGAATACCTGCTGGCCTTGGAAAGCGTCCAGAAGCTGCGCGGCGCCAGCCGTGAGGTGGTGCAGCTCAACAACAAACTGCTGGAGGCGGCCAGACGCAAGATGATCCTGCTCGGCATCCCCGAGGGGGATATCGAGCATCTGACGCATACTCGCAAAGCCAACAACACCATGATAATCCGCGCCCAGTTCGGCGGCACGGTGATGGAGAAAGCGATGCTGTCCGGGGCGTACATTATGCCCGGCGACAAGCTTTTCACCCTGTCCGACCTCTCCAGTGTCTGGCTCAACGCCGACATCTACGAAAAAGACATTGCCGCCGTCCGCGTCGGCCAGGAAGTGCAGGTTGCCAGCAACGCCTATCCCGGCCAGACCTTTGGCGGTACGGTAACCTTCATAAACCCGGTGGTCGACGACGCCACGCGGGCGGTCAAGGTCAGGATCGAGCTGCCGAATCCCGACGGCAAGCTCAGGCCCAACATGTTCGTGAGCGCGGCCGTACGCCTGCCGCTGGGCGAAAGCCTGGCCATCCCGGTCTCCAGCCTGCTTGACACCGGCACCCGCAAGGTGGTATACGTCGCCCAGAGCGAGGACAGCTTCGTCAAACGCGACATCACCACCGGCCAGGAGGCGGACGGCTACATCCAGGTGCTGTCCGGCCTGCAGCCCGGCGACGTTGTCGTCACCGCAGCCGCCTTCCTGATCGACTCGCAGACCCAGCTCGGCAGCTTCGGCAGCCACGCCGGCCACGGCGGCAGCAAGCCGGCCGGTGGCGGCGCGCCCGCCGCTCAGCCCCAGGCGGCCCCGGCCGCGAACTCCGTCCAGCCGCCTGCCGGCAAAGCTAACGAACACAGCGGTCATTAGGGGGGATAAGAATGCTGAACAAACTGATCGAATTCTCCCTTAAAAACCGCGTTATCATCATCGCCCTGTCGGTGCTGATCGTGGGCTGGGGTATCTTCGTGGTCAAAGACACGCCCATAGATGCCTTTCCCGACCTGAGCGAGAACCAAGTGCTGGTGTACGCCGACTGGATGGGTCGCGGCCCCCAGGAGGTCCAGGACCAGGTAACTTACCCGCTTGAAACCGCCCTCCGCGGCCTGCCGAAGGTCAAGGACGTCCGCTCCGCTTCGTCGTTCGGCTTCTCGATGGTGACCGTCATCTTCGAGGACGGCGTGGACACCTACTTCGCCCGCCAGGTCGTCAACGAGAAGGTCCAGCAGGCCATCCCCCGGCTGCCGCGCGGTGTGCAGCCCGCCCTCGGGCCGGTAAGCACCCCGATGGGCCAGGTGTTCATGTACACCATCGAGAGTGACCGCCATAACTTGGCCGAGCTCAGGACCATGCAGGACTTCGTCATCAAACCGCAGCTGAGCGCCGTTCCCGGCGTGGCCGAGGTCGCCAGCATCGGCGGCTACGTCCTTCAGTACCAGGTCAACATCGACCCCGACCTGATGAAAGCTTACCGCGTGAGCGTCGGCCAGGTATTCGCCGCCATCGGCGCCAACAACGCCAACATCGGCGCCAAGGTCGTCGAGCAGAACGGCCAGGAGTATGTCATCCGCGGCCTTGGCCTCATCCAGTCGGTCGACGACATCGCCAACATCGTTATAACCCAGAACAACAACGTGCCCGTTTACGTCAAGAACGTCGCCAGGGTCAACCTCGGGCCTGATTTCCGCCGCGGCGTGCTGACAAAGTACGGCCAGGAAGCGGCCGGCGGCATCGTCGTCCAGCGGATGGGCGAGAACACCCTGAACGTCATCGACCAGGTCAAGGTGAAGATGGACGAGATCCAGTCCACGCTGCCCCAAGGCATGAAGTTGGTGCCCTACTACGACCAGACCGAGCTGGTCAAGAAGGCGGTCAATACCTTAAACCGCGCCCTGATCGAAGAGTTTATCCTCGTCTCCCTCATTGTCTTCCTGTTCCTCGGCAACTTCCGCTCCAGCATTATCGTCACCAGCGCCATCCCGATAGGCATCCTCATCGCCTTCATCTGGATGAAGGGCATCCATCTGTCGGCCAACCTCATGTCGCTCGGCGGCATCGCCATCGGCATCGGCGT
Coding sequences within:
- a CDS encoding SHOCT domain-containing protein, encoding MMMMYGFDGPLGWLPMVLGMVIHIAFAVMVVLAAIWLFRSLFRGAEQYSGERKAEIILKQRYAKGEISLEDYQRMKKELASI
- a CDS encoding response regulator transcription factor; this translates as MPHQSVFIVDDDVKITKLLKSYFDKEGFITYLAHEGGGAVQAIRDKNPDIVILDLMLPGMDGWDICRKLRKESEVPIIMLTARDEETDRVIGLEMGADDYVAKPFSPREVVARAKAILRRTQKAVVKAEPIREGDLLVDVERHLVKKGNTVLDLTPTEFKILEQLLTNPGRVFTRLQIVERVQGYSFEGYERTVDAHMKNLRRKIEDNPKEPRYILTVYGVGYRFSGEGE
- a CDS encoding DUF421 domain-containing protein, which gives rise to MFNIGEVEYAIMETSGHVSVIKKPGHSPVSAKDLGVPAPARPAPLIVVNDGHLVEESIIRLGYSLSGFREFFSLNCPRPINEVYVATLDTEGTLFFSEM
- the lgt gene encoding prolipoprotein diacylglyceryl transferase — its product is MHPILFSIGSLEIRAWGLLLALGILAGLWLGLRLARGSEFKEDVLMNYALYGTLAGLIGARLWEVAFSWDRFASEPWQALMLWKGGLSIQGAVAANVLLALWYFSSKGLSFRRFADIGAPGLILGQAIGRIGCFLNGDAYGKPTTAWYGVVYQPGTPAYNAWGTTPLVPAELFEAGADMLILGVLLYLFPRRKFDGQVALAYFVLYSTARFALEFLRTDSLMVGGIKAAQATALVTAVVAAGLMIRYGIRRFAAVRS
- a CDS encoding efflux RND transporter periplasmic adaptor subunit, with protein sequence MLDRIKANKLVVAGVVAALVAAGGWGYYTYAGKKAAAPPAGNAAQSAAGHAGHGAGGEVVTLDAKARQLAGVQTATVVKKALAKDVKTTGKIALNENSRSYITSRVEGRIDELYITAEGQYIAPGQAIAAVYSPTYISAQEEYLLALESVQKLRGASREVVQLNNKLLEAARRKMILLGIPEGDIEHLTHTRKANNTMIIRAQFGGTVMEKAMLSGAYIMPGDKLFTLSDLSSVWLNADIYEKDIAAVRVGQEVQVASNAYPGQTFGGTVTFINPVVDDATRAVKVRIELPNPDGKLRPNMFVSAAVRLPLGESLAIPVSSLLDTGTRKVVYVAQSEDSFVKRDITTGQEADGYIQVLSGLQPGDVVVTAAAFLIDSQTQLGSFGSHAGHGGSKPAGGGAPAAQPQAAPAANSVQPPAGKANEHSGH
- a CDS encoding TolC family protein, with protein sequence MKWQRYRFWLAPIVAITLVVNGVSPALAAGALTLDEAVSAAVTNNPAVIESQKRWEEKKAGVPIASTLPNPKVGIMKDDIPTGTLGPGQGAMTEYTLSQEFMFPGKLGLMGKMAANDAAMSEGGYREKQLQVYVDAKTAYYDLLYASKALEIGKENQLLMGQLAKVAQVNYATGMVPLQDTLRAQTEYSKMTTDLISMAGMEAVSRAKLNVIMGRPADAELAVSEEFNAPPPNFELAGLQSTATSAKPSLQGMQSQVAMAENGVELAKKQSLPDFELRLGYKVPRDLEMSQKTWKVELMAMLPIWQGKNKAQVDSAKANLEASKAALTGMRNMIGLDVQMALTEAQTAWSQIDLYKNTIVPQTEQSYQAAVISYTNGKADFMAVLDAITTLRNAKLGYYKAKIDYEKAAASIEKAVGKPLFGSISQSNK
- a CDS encoding ATP-binding protein; the encoded protein is MISITYRITGLMFLVITFTVFLLIYLANQQMTSLFHDYLANLAAQFGGNIAGHVAGGAEEEFLKSVHDSLLWVGAAIILIGLAASYTLARSITVPLRVLNAGVRAVERGEFSHKVKVDSNDEVEQLAAAFNRMAEALEMNNRLRKQLLADIAHELKTPLAVIQGNLEGMVDGVVETDKEQLSSLFEESVHLNRLINDLRDLSLAEAGQLSLDKTPADINQLVSHAVGMVKRLANEKKIQLECDLGELPTLEVDANRIRQVVFNLLTNAVRYTDAGGRVEVATVVECREEKKWIVISVGDTGQGIAAEDLPHIFDHFYRADKSRNRKSGGTGIGLAIVKQLVETHGGRVLVESKAGKGSCFRVLLPAGCQ
- a CDS encoding isoprenylcysteine carboxylmethyltransferase family protein, giving the protein MSAYGLWPIVVVNSLVFVIFAFSFTRPRSLRDWRLFGAFSAFVVALFTEMYGFPLTIYLLSGWLGSMYPDVDLFSHEAGHIWYTVLGLTGDPHSMAIHSLSNWLTLGGLIFLGFTWRFLYRAQRNNTLATTGPYAYVRHPQYVAFIVILLGFLLQWPTLLTVVMFPVLVAMYLRLARLEEKDALAGFGEEYARYMAVTPAFIPRFRRGDAVPR